The Aminivibrio pyruvatiphilus genome contains a region encoding:
- a CDS encoding protease inhibitor I42 family protein, producing MRFWVLFCLVFSMLFTGVSGLTPALGADEALLRGVVYDEGQKGLPGVAVSVWDGKLSYKAVTDFDGNFTIRGLIPGKPFAIRWTPRGGNSVKVDALTFPAEGDLHLSMDYGSVGRGNVYTVRLPSNPSTGYGWTALHQGVAVVRLKENTFHGEGDSFPERAKTGRPGTELWKYEGIAKGNTALIFGYQRPWEKGTTPVRYHVLSMTVR from the coding sequence ATGCGTTTTTGGGTTCTTTTCTGCCTGGTCTTTTCAATGCTTTTTACCGGGGTGTCCGGGCTAACTCCTGCACTCGGGGCTGACGAGGCCCTGCTTCGGGGAGTCGTGTACGACGAAGGGCAGAAGGGACTGCCCGGCGTCGCAGTTTCCGTGTGGGACGGCAAACTGTCCTACAAGGCCGTCACTGATTTCGACGGGAATTTCACCATCCGGGGGCTCATTCCCGGAAAGCCCTTCGCCATCCGGTGGACCCCCCGGGGCGGCAATTCCGTGAAAGTTGACGCCCTGACCTTTCCCGCCGAAGGAGACCTCCATCTGTCCATGGATTACGGTTCCGTGGGCAGGGGGAACGTCTACACGGTGCGCCTCCCGTCCAACCCCTCCACGGGATACGGCTGGACGGCCCTTCACCAGGGGGTTGCCGTGGTGCGTCTGAAGGAAAATACCTTCCACGGGGAAGGGGATTCTTTCCCCGAGAGGGCAAAGACCGGACGGCCAGGCACGGAGCTGTGGAAGTACGAGGGAATCGCGAAGGGAAATACGGCCCTCATTTTCGGCTACCAGCGCCCGTGGGAGAAGGGGACCACTCCCGTGCGGTACCATGTTCTTTCCATGACGGTAAGATAG
- a CDS encoding lectin like domain-containing protein yields MKILRSVLLFFAVLFSALITSFPLEAFSVFTRPTGDEFARFRENPPSGRNTAAHPLGYRPSPLDLSHVRPSASLRGELDILAAGAGGAPVFPRSFDLRELGALTPMRDQNPFGTCWAFASLASLESTFLKAGKGAFDFSEWHLAYFAYVDEDPSLPAFTATAPGFGSDPIFDQGGSVFQAAALLARWTGAVAESTRPYQNTSPWPESSRPRASDRAAKRLENVFLIQGEGLLDEEAVKYALMRWGAVSVRVVWDDGAYSEDHASFYNAPESGGGHIVTVVGWDDDFPAANFVAAPGRDGAWIVRNSWGTGWGEEGYFYLSYAEPTLGYPAVFLGGDDTAFDRIYQYDPLGWVNNIGAGGETAWFANIFESRGNETLEAVSFYVPAPDAFLRVEVRTGVARDDPGSGELVSVMEDILGPSGYHTVRLSRSVPLSGGRRFSVAVRVTTPGFLNPVAVESREIGYSDKADAEPGQSFISSDGVSWNDLTTLPGHGNSNVCLKAFTSVSSSGGGCSFGGESGVSGLLLLLPLVPVLWRRRK; encoded by the coding sequence ATGAAAATCCTTCGATCCGTTCTGCTTTTCTTCGCCGTTCTTTTTTCTGCCCTGATTACTTCATTTCCCCTGGAGGCTTTTTCCGTGTTTACCCGGCCTACCGGGGATGAATTCGCCCGGTTCCGGGAAAATCCGCCCTCAGGCCGGAATACCGCCGCCCATCCTCTGGGTTACCGGCCTTCGCCCCTGGACCTCTCCCATGTCCGGCCCTCCGCGTCTCTCAGGGGAGAACTGGACATCCTGGCGGCCGGGGCGGGAGGAGCCCCCGTCTTTCCCCGGAGCTTCGACCTGAGAGAACTGGGCGCCCTCACTCCGATGAGGGACCAGAATCCCTTCGGCACGTGCTGGGCCTTTGCTTCTCTGGCGTCCCTCGAGTCCACCTTCCTGAAGGCCGGGAAGGGGGCCTTCGACTTTTCCGAGTGGCACCTCGCGTATTTCGCCTACGTGGACGAGGATCCTTCTCTGCCCGCCTTCACGGCGACCGCCCCGGGATTTGGCTCAGACCCCATTTTCGACCAGGGAGGGAGCGTATTCCAGGCGGCAGCCCTTCTTGCCCGGTGGACGGGGGCCGTGGCGGAATCGACCCGTCCGTACCAGAACACCAGCCCGTGGCCGGAATCCAGCAGGCCCCGCGCCTCCGACAGGGCGGCGAAGCGGCTGGAGAACGTCTTCCTGATCCAGGGTGAAGGATTACTGGACGAGGAGGCCGTCAAATACGCCCTGATGCGCTGGGGGGCGGTGAGTGTCCGGGTGGTCTGGGATGACGGCGCCTATTCCGAAGATCACGCTTCCTTCTACAATGCTCCGGAATCAGGAGGCGGCCATATTGTGACCGTCGTCGGGTGGGACGACGATTTTCCGGCGGCGAATTTCGTTGCCGCTCCCGGCCGCGACGGGGCATGGATCGTTCGGAACAGCTGGGGTACCGGCTGGGGAGAAGAGGGGTATTTCTATCTTTCCTACGCCGAGCCGACCCTGGGCTATCCGGCGGTCTTTCTCGGCGGAGACGACACTGCATTCGACAGGATCTACCAGTACGACCCCCTCGGATGGGTGAATAATATAGGTGCCGGAGGCGAAACGGCATGGTTCGCCAACATTTTTGAATCCCGGGGAAATGAAACCCTCGAGGCCGTATCCTTCTACGTTCCGGCACCCGACGCGTTTTTGCGGGTGGAGGTCCGGACGGGAGTGGCGCGGGACGACCCAGGGAGCGGCGAACTGGTCTCCGTGATGGAGGATATCCTGGGACCGTCGGGTTACCACACGGTGCGTCTTTCCAGGAGTGTTCCGCTGTCGGGAGGCCGGAGATTTTCCGTGGCGGTGAGGGTTACCACGCCGGGGTTTCTCAATCCCGTCGCGGTGGAATCCCGGGAAATCGGCTACAGCGACAAGGCGGACGCGGAACCGGGGCAGAGCTTCATCAGTTCGGACGGGGTATCCTGGAACGACCTGACGACCCTTCCCGGTCACGGAAATTCCAATGTCTGCCTGAAGGCCTTCACTTCCGTTTCCTCGTCCGGCGGCGGGTGCTCCTTTGGGGGAGAATCCGGAGTTTCCGGTCTTCTGCTCCTTCTGCCCCTGGTTCCGGTGCTCTGGAGGCGGAGGAAGTAA
- a CDS encoding lectin like domain-containing protein, translated as MRLTRSILFAAACIFLLSPDLSASEKWRTAPLNTEFLAHRSGMSFNLHSMGGPGRMNTAHRRMLGEVPSPLDLSHVRAPVHFSGIRGGGDVSASAVSFPSSFSLPAEGRMTPIRDQAPYGTCWAFGAFASLESFFAGQGEENLDFSEWHLAYFAYVDEGEGLPGFTQHLDPQFGGDPVFDQGGNAWKSAALLARWTGAVAEADRPYQNVTPWPEESRPLSSDRAAKRLEHVLYLGSAPDMDSIKYALTHYGAVRIGVRWPYWDFEHEVLSPSFAFYNYDPVGFQSGGHAVAIAGWDDDYPAANFVGDPGRNGAWLVKNSWGEAWGNDGYFWVSYADPTLNSPSAYIGGEADIFDSVYQYDPLGWVNDYGAGNETAWFANVFAASEGRPGLAEVLRAVSFYSAATESSYRIEIRRNVSRSAPFEGVPVSVKEGVLGPSGYHTVRLDREVFLSPGNLFSVAVKITTPGYAYPVPLESSEAGYSDKADAGPGQSFISADGVSWNDLTALPGHEKSNVCLKAFTSFAENSGGGCSLGGGGFAGLLLLLPLVPVLRKRGK; from the coding sequence ATGAGACTGACCCGTTCCATTCTTTTCGCTGCCGCATGCATTTTCCTGCTTTCTCCGGATCTGTCCGCTTCAGAAAAGTGGAGAACTGCCCCTCTCAACACCGAGTTTTTGGCTCACCGTTCAGGGATGAGCTTCAATCTCCATTCTATGGGTGGACCGGGCAGGATGAATACGGCCCATCGGCGGATGCTCGGAGAAGTACCTTCCCCCCTCGACCTTTCCCACGTGAGGGCTCCCGTGCATTTTTCCGGTATCCGGGGGGGAGGCGACGTGTCTGCCTCCGCCGTCTCCTTCCCTTCGTCCTTCAGCCTCCCCGCTGAGGGGCGGATGACGCCGATACGGGACCAGGCGCCCTACGGAACCTGCTGGGCTTTCGGCGCTTTTGCTTCCCTCGAGTCCTTTTTTGCCGGCCAGGGGGAGGAGAACCTTGATTTTTCGGAGTGGCATCTCGCCTATTTCGCCTATGTGGACGAAGGGGAGGGACTGCCGGGATTCACACAACACCTGGACCCCCAGTTCGGGGGAGACCCCGTTTTCGACCAGGGGGGAAACGCATGGAAGTCCGCTGCACTTCTCGCCCGCTGGACCGGCGCAGTGGCGGAAGCCGACCGGCCCTACCAGAACGTCACCCCCTGGCCGGAGGAAAGCAGGCCCCTCTCATCGGACAGAGCGGCGAAGAGGCTCGAGCACGTTCTTTACCTCGGCTCGGCGCCCGATATGGACAGCATAAAATACGCCCTCACCCACTACGGAGCCGTTCGCATCGGCGTCAGATGGCCTTACTGGGATTTTGAACACGAGGTGCTCAGCCCTTCCTTCGCCTTTTACAACTACGATCCTGTCGGTTTTCAGAGCGGAGGCCATGCGGTGGCCATTGCCGGTTGGGACGACGATTACCCCGCGGCCAATTTCGTTGGGGATCCTGGACGGAACGGCGCCTGGCTGGTGAAGAACAGCTGGGGGGAAGCATGGGGAAATGACGGGTATTTCTGGGTTTCCTACGCCGACCCCACGCTGAACAGCCCGTCGGCGTACATCGGTGGAGAAGCGGACATCTTCGATTCCGTCTACCAGTACGACCCGCTTGGATGGGTGAACGATTACGGCGCCGGGAACGAGACTGCCTGGTTCGCCAACGTCTTTGCCGCTTCGGAAGGGCGCCCCGGGCTGGCCGAGGTACTTCGGGCAGTTTCCTTTTATTCGGCAGCCACGGAGAGTTCGTATCGCATTGAGATCAGGCGGAACGTGTCCCGTTCCGCTCCTTTTGAAGGCGTCCCGGTGTCCGTGAAGGAGGGGGTTTTGGGACCGTCAGGCTATCATACGGTTCGGCTAGACAGGGAGGTCTTTCTCTCCCCGGGCAATCTTTTTTCCGTGGCGGTGAAGATCACCACTCCGGGCTACGCCTATCCCGTACCTCTCGAATCATCGGAAGCCGGCTACAGCGACAAGGCGGATGCTGGACCGGGGCAGAGCTTCATCAGCGCCGACGGGGTTTCCTGGAACGATTTGACGGCTCTTCCCGGGCACGAAAAGTCCAACGTCTGCCTGAAGGCCTTCACTTCCTTCGCAGAAAATTCCGGGGGCGGCTGCTCCCTGGGAGGAGGCGGGTTCGCAGGTCTTCTGCTCCTTCTGCCCCTGGTGCCGGTGCTCAGGAAGCGGGGGAAATAA
- a CDS encoding S8 family peptidase gives MRRVGRIVALVVLLGLASVAGASELREGNNDYPEGEVLVLLKAPVTAESVSAAAFRQALSASAAKVAASAGAQAVSSTPAIAEVTGKDIVLLRSGEKTTEELLQALEGNPAVLAASPNYRVYATRTPNDPYYTNNSLWGLNTIRAPAAWDRSVGSRSVYVAVLDSGINYNHEDLAANMGRDLSGRYGWDFWNNDNNPMDDNGHGTHVAGTIGAVGNNGRGVTGVNWQVSLLAVKVLDSNGDGTFGSVAQGLDYITAQKRNGRNIRVANLSLAGWVSPYSSAVTTLRTACRAAADQGILLVFAAGNDGYNIDNPIDGERPYPASFDESNMITVTAINSSGYRAYNYGSRYVHLAAPGVGIWSTYHDGGYRELNGTSMATPHVSGAAALLAARYPSEAAWKIRSRILGNVTKTSHLSGQVATGGYLNLQAAMASASPTEEWGGGGCNATGGAAPALALLLLPLGLLMRRKK, from the coding sequence ATGAGGAGAGTCGGAAGAATCGTCGCCCTGGTTGTCCTTCTGGGACTGGCCTCTGTGGCGGGCGCCTCGGAGCTTCGGGAAGGAAATAATGACTACCCTGAAGGAGAAGTCCTCGTCCTCCTGAAGGCCCCGGTTACGGCCGAATCTGTAAGCGCCGCCGCATTCCGCCAGGCCCTTTCCGCTTCGGCGGCAAAAGTGGCGGCTTCCGCCGGGGCGCAGGCGGTGAGTTCCACCCCCGCCATAGCCGAGGTCACGGGAAAGGACATCGTTCTTCTGAGAAGCGGGGAAAAGACCACGGAGGAACTGCTGCAGGCCCTGGAGGGAAATCCTGCCGTCCTCGCCGCGTCGCCCAATTACCGGGTTTACGCCACCCGGACGCCAAACGATCCATACTATACGAACAACAGTCTATGGGGTTTGAACACCATCCGTGCCCCTGCGGCATGGGACAGGTCCGTGGGCAGCAGGAGCGTCTACGTGGCCGTCCTTGACAGCGGGATCAACTACAACCACGAAGACCTCGCGGCCAATATGGGAAGGGACCTCTCCGGCCGCTACGGCTGGGATTTTTGGAACAATGACAACAACCCCATGGACGATAACGGCCACGGCACTCATGTCGCCGGGACCATCGGCGCCGTGGGCAATAATGGCAGGGGTGTCACCGGTGTCAACTGGCAAGTGAGCCTCCTGGCGGTCAAAGTACTTGACTCGAATGGGGACGGAACCTTTGGCTCTGTAGCCCAGGGTCTGGATTATATAACAGCGCAAAAGAGAAATGGCCGCAACATCCGTGTCGCCAACCTTTCCCTGGCTGGATGGGTTTCGCCCTACAGCAGCGCCGTCACGACGCTGCGAACTGCCTGCAGGGCCGCAGCGGACCAGGGAATTCTTCTCGTTTTCGCCGCCGGAAACGATGGGTACAACATAGACAACCCCATCGACGGAGAACGTCCTTACCCCGCCTCTTTCGATGAAAGTAACATGATCACCGTCACCGCGATCAATTCAAGCGGCTACCGGGCCTATAATTACGGCTCCCGCTACGTTCACCTGGCGGCTCCCGGAGTGGGTATCTGGAGCACCTACCACGACGGAGGATACAGGGAACTGAACGGCACCTCCATGGCCACACCCCATGTGTCAGGTGCGGCAGCCCTTTTGGCGGCCAGGTATCCGTCGGAAGCGGCATGGAAGATCAGGAGCAGAATCCTCGGGAACGTGACGAAGACTTCCCATCTCTCCGGCCAGGTCGCCACGGGAGGATACCTCAATCTCCAGGCCGCCATGGCAAGCGCCTCCCCGACCGAGGAGTGGGGCGGCGGCGGATGCAATGCGACGGGTGGAGCCGCTCCGGCCCTGGCACTTCTCCTGCTTCCTCTCGGCCTGCTGATGAGAAGGAAGAAGTAA
- a CDS encoding DUF2207 domain-containing protein encodes MVLFRKLAPALLALALVLLPRPSGAEEAILLFSSSASVRGDASLEVREDITVRVEGVRIRKGIFRDFPTTYTDSSGKTVRVGFSVEEALLNGKRVPYSTESRSNGVRVYLGDPKGNAPLGEQTYTLVYVTTGQLGFFDEHDELYWNVTGNDWVFPILKARFSASLPGNVPFSSVDIYTGPQGARGQDARILPDNSVETTRRLAPGEGLTVAYTWPKGIVEKPKPPIRYALFDRFGTVFFWSVPLLLLLYYALAWIRWGKDPPRKPVIPLFSPTAGNGPGFLRFVRRMGMDNSCFTAEILNLAVRGFLKIEEMSLEEAMERQGEIGKKSLLRGVVSLASKLAGKRYALVSLPREGWKTTPSKEESRLFNALFARGRKELHLVQDNHEILGKAKETLEASWSDASKSLFSKNTLIWAAGFLIPVLIYALLAWGGQEDGALLSVFAVGGILAAGALYIFAWKRIRSRGRILRKIITAFIPAIFATIITLLFLAALTEVSGWLLVPPLAAGLMILVFRELMTVRTEKGNDVLNEADGLAMYMGTAERHRLEMFNPPEETPEVFEKLLPYAFALDTAETWADRFEDILRQQQYQPDWYSGPSAANFYTGGAVASLASSMSSTIASASQAPGSSSGSGGGGSSGGGGGGGGGGGW; translated from the coding sequence ATGGTATTGTTCCGCAAACTTGCGCCGGCGCTTCTCGCGCTGGCCCTGGTGCTCCTCCCCCGGCCTTCCGGGGCTGAGGAGGCCATTCTCCTTTTTTCCTCTTCGGCTTCCGTCCGCGGGGACGCTTCCCTCGAAGTACGGGAAGACATCACCGTCCGCGTGGAAGGAGTGCGTATCCGGAAAGGCATTTTCCGGGACTTTCCCACCACCTACACGGACAGTTCCGGCAAAACCGTCCGGGTCGGATTTTCCGTTGAAGAAGCCCTTCTCAACGGAAAACGGGTTCCCTACAGCACCGAATCCCGCTCCAACGGCGTCCGGGTTTACCTCGGAGACCCGAAAGGAAATGCCCCCCTCGGCGAGCAGACTTACACTCTCGTCTACGTGACCACCGGCCAGCTCGGTTTTTTCGATGAACACGACGAACTCTACTGGAACGTCACCGGAAACGACTGGGTCTTCCCCATACTGAAAGCCCGCTTTTCCGCCTCGCTGCCGGGCAATGTCCCCTTTTCGTCCGTCGATATCTATACAGGCCCCCAGGGAGCCCGTGGACAGGATGCCCGCATCCTCCCCGACAACTCGGTGGAGACCACCCGGCGTCTTGCCCCCGGTGAAGGCCTGACCGTGGCCTATACCTGGCCCAAGGGCATCGTGGAAAAGCCGAAACCGCCCATCCGCTATGCCCTCTTCGACCGCTTCGGCACTGTATTTTTCTGGAGCGTTCCCCTTCTGCTGCTCCTGTACTACGCCCTCGCCTGGATCCGCTGGGGGAAGGATCCCCCGAGAAAACCGGTGATCCCCCTCTTCAGCCCCACGGCAGGCAACGGACCGGGCTTCCTCCGCTTCGTCAGGCGGATGGGCATGGACAACTCCTGCTTCACCGCTGAAATCCTGAACCTGGCGGTCAGGGGCTTCCTCAAAATCGAGGAGATGTCCCTCGAGGAGGCCATGGAGCGGCAGGGCGAAATAGGGAAAAAGAGCCTGCTGCGGGGCGTGGTGTCCCTGGCTTCCAAGCTTGCCGGGAAACGATACGCCCTTGTGTCCCTTCCCAGGGAAGGATGGAAGACAACTCCCTCGAAGGAGGAATCACGGCTTTTCAACGCCCTTTTTGCCCGGGGAAGAAAAGAGCTCCATCTCGTCCAGGACAACCATGAAATCCTCGGCAAGGCGAAGGAAACCCTGGAAGCCTCCTGGTCGGACGCCTCAAAGTCACTTTTCTCAAAAAACACCCTCATATGGGCGGCGGGGTTTCTCATCCCCGTCCTGATCTACGCCCTTCTCGCCTGGGGCGGCCAGGAGGACGGCGCCCTGCTCTCCGTCTTTGCCGTGGGCGGAATCCTCGCAGCGGGAGCACTCTACATCTTCGCCTGGAAACGAATCAGGAGCAGGGGACGCATTCTCCGGAAAATCATCACGGCCTTCATCCCGGCCATATTCGCGACGATCATCACCCTTCTCTTCCTGGCCGCCCTCACAGAGGTGAGCGGATGGCTCCTCGTGCCGCCCCTGGCGGCCGGACTGATGATCCTGGTCTTCCGGGAGCTCATGACGGTCAGGACGGAGAAAGGAAACGACGTGCTGAACGAGGCAGACGGCCTGGCCATGTACATGGGCACCGCCGAGCGGCACCGGCTGGAAATGTTCAACCCGCCGGAGGAAACGCCGGAGGTCTTTGAAAAGCTCCTTCCCTACGCTTTCGCCCTGGACACGGCGGAAACGTGGGCGGACCGCTTCGAGGATATCCTCAGACAGCAGCAGTACCAGCCCGACTGGTACTCGGGACCCTCCGCGGCGAACTTCTACACCGGAGGGGCAGTGGCCTCGCTGGCGTCCTCCATGTCGTCCACCATAGCGTCGGCCTCCCAGGCGCCCGGTTCGTCAAGCGGCAGCGGAGGCGGCGGCTCGTCCGGAGGCGGAGGCGGCGGGGGCGGGGGCGGCGGCTGGTAA
- a CDS encoding LemA family protein encodes MIVLLVLLALIAGVVFWAVSVYNRLIRMQNLKNEAWSGIDVQLKRRFDLVPNLVEAVKGYASHEKEVFEKVTEARSAISHAQSVGERVESENMLSGALKTLFAVAENYPELKANTNFMQLQEQLASLENDIQMSRRYYNGAARDYNISIATFPAVLIAQKFGYEKADYFEAAEEEKTAPKVSF; translated from the coding sequence ATGATCGTGTTGCTGGTTCTTCTCGCACTTATCGCTGGCGTTGTTTTTTGGGCCGTCTCTGTCTACAACAGGCTCATCAGGATGCAGAACCTCAAGAACGAAGCGTGGAGCGGCATCGACGTCCAGCTCAAGAGGCGTTTTGACCTGGTTCCCAACCTCGTGGAGGCCGTGAAAGGCTACGCCTCCCACGAGAAGGAAGTCTTCGAAAAGGTCACCGAGGCACGGTCGGCCATCAGCCACGCCCAGTCCGTGGGCGAACGGGTCGAGTCGGAGAACATGCTTTCCGGCGCCCTGAAGACCCTTTTCGCGGTGGCGGAAAACTACCCCGAACTGAAGGCCAACACGAATTTCATGCAGCTCCAGGAGCAGCTCGCCTCCCTGGAGAACGACATCCAGATGTCCAGGCGGTACTACAACGGCGCCGCGAGGGACTACAACATCTCCATCGCCACCTTCCCGGCAGTGCTGATCGCCCAGAAGTTCGGCTACGAAAAGGCCGATTACTTCGAGGCTGCGGAGGAAGAGAAGACCGCCCCGAAAGTCTCTTTCTAG
- a CDS encoding nitroreductase family protein, which yields MDFVDLVRKRYSLRKYSSFHVAGAVIDKCLEAARLAPSACNSQPWTFLVANTPEKVASLAKAAFSGIYSMNSFAANAPVLITVLTERSGYAASMGGFFRGIQFSVMDVAIACEHLSLQAAELGLGTCMFGWLDEKAVKRELALPRQAKIDLMLSLGYPPDEDYLPPKKRKSLDEIRRYL from the coding sequence ATGGATTTCGTCGACCTGGTGAGAAAACGATACAGCCTCAGGAAATACTCGTCCTTTCACGTGGCCGGGGCGGTCATCGACAAATGTCTCGAAGCCGCCAGGCTCGCCCCGTCGGCCTGCAACTCCCAGCCGTGGACCTTCCTGGTGGCCAACACCCCTGAAAAGGTGGCTTCCCTGGCAAAGGCGGCTTTCAGCGGAATCTACTCCATGAATTCCTTCGCGGCCAATGCCCCGGTACTCATCACCGTCCTCACCGAACGGTCCGGGTACGCCGCGTCCATGGGGGGCTTTTTCCGGGGCATCCAGTTCAGCGTCATGGACGTGGCCATAGCCTGCGAGCACCTGTCCCTCCAGGCGGCGGAACTGGGCCTGGGAACCTGCATGTTCGGCTGGCTGGACGAAAAGGCCGTGAAGCGGGAGCTGGCCCTGCCCCGGCAGGCGAAGATCGACCTCATGCTGTCCCTGGGCTACCCGCCCGACGAGGACTACCTCCCGCCGAAGAAACGGAAGTCTCTGGACGAAATCCGGAGGTATCTCTGA
- a CDS encoding cytochrome c biogenesis CcdA family protein — MGGVYDFLYGVFHGDGAAAYAALYAWGILGMTLSPCSIATIPLVVGYVSDSDNPTFWSAFRISVVFSLGVFVNLAFLGGLLTSAGVFLGGIDRYTNYIVAAVFALFGLHLLGLINMPWFRGGSGPTTKHTGYRGALALGTLSGLALGPCSFAYSAPVIFLAMQTAATDIVRALLLVAAYGAGHCTVIIAAGSATDAFSRIFSGGGKATAWLGKISGLLLLAAAGYLVYNAPTI; from the coding sequence ATGGGCGGCGTGTATGACTTTCTTTACGGCGTGTTCCACGGCGACGGGGCGGCGGCATACGCCGCCCTGTACGCCTGGGGAATACTGGGCATGACCCTCAGTCCCTGCAGCATCGCCACCATACCCCTGGTGGTGGGCTACGTGAGCGATTCGGACAACCCCACCTTCTGGTCGGCCTTCCGCATTTCCGTGGTTTTCTCCCTCGGCGTCTTCGTCAATCTCGCCTTCCTCGGGGGGCTCCTCACGTCGGCCGGGGTCTTCCTCGGCGGCATCGACCGGTACACCAACTACATCGTGGCTGCCGTCTTCGCCCTCTTCGGCCTGCACCTTCTGGGGCTGATCAACATGCCGTGGTTCCGGGGCGGCTCCGGCCCCACGACGAAACACACGGGCTACCGGGGTGCCCTCGCCCTCGGGACCCTTTCCGGCCTGGCCCTCGGGCCGTGCAGCTTCGCCTACTCTGCCCCGGTGATCTTCCTCGCCATGCAGACCGCCGCCACCGACATCGTCCGGGCGCTGCTGCTCGTGGCGGCCTACGGCGCCGGCCACTGCACGGTGATCATCGCCGCCGGAAGCGCCACGGACGCCTTTTCCCGTATCTTCTCCGGCGGCGGAAAAGCCACAGCCTGGCTCGGAAAGATCAGCGGCCTTCTGCTTCTCGCTGCGGCCGGCTACCTGGTCTACAACGCCCCCACCATCTGA
- a CDS encoding thioredoxin family protein has product MSKVLDQFSEKHGDKFEVQIVNVRDFPDVARLYQVRYVPTLVFLDETGKMLDKRVGYMPLDALEKHWEGLGYDMETGN; this is encoded by the coding sequence ATGTCCAAAGTTTTGGACCAGTTTTCGGAGAAGCACGGGGACAAGTTCGAAGTGCAGATTGTGAACGTCCGGGACTTCCCCGATGTGGCCAGGCTCTACCAGGTGCGCTACGTCCCAACCCTCGTGTTCCTCGACGAGACGGGAAAGATGCTCGACAAGCGGGTGGGGTACATGCCCCTCGACGCCCTGGAGAAGCACTGGGAAGGCCTGGGCTACGACATGGAGACAGGGAACTGA
- a CDS encoding M20 metallopeptidase family protein produces the protein MEKENDRENAFFEDLVAVRRRLHACPELDFDLKETVGIVGESLDSLGIPWRFVAGSGIAALLEGTEPGRTVLLRADMDALPVEEEWEVPWRSRYPGRMHACGHDVHTACLLGAARLLADRKNDFSGNVLFVFQPAEETSGGALPMIRDGLLEGPAPDGAFALHCDPSRPAGTVGVHRGAFRAASDMFDCVVRGRGTHGAEPHRGDDVIAAACRVVTALHELVGRTVSPAEPAVLSIGSFHGGSARNVLPERVEFSGILRTLKQETRVALKAKIRRTVMNIPDILGAVGEVSFTEGYPALLNDPELADLVLRAAEGVLGKENVAVLTEPSMGVDDFSFFLQRMPGCYFMLGTGTGKGEDAPLHSPRFRPDERCLPAGAEVLAAAALSFLAGDYQK, from the coding sequence GTGGAAAAAGAAAACGATCGGGAAAATGCCTTTTTTGAAGATCTCGTCGCTGTCCGCCGGAGGCTTCACGCCTGTCCGGAGCTGGATTTCGACCTGAAGGAAACCGTGGGGATCGTTGGGGAAAGCCTCGATTCCCTGGGTATTCCATGGCGGTTCGTCGCCGGAAGCGGCATTGCCGCCCTCCTGGAGGGAACGGAGCCCGGGCGGACGGTGCTGCTGCGGGCGGACATGGACGCCCTTCCCGTGGAGGAGGAATGGGAAGTTCCCTGGCGGTCGAGGTATCCCGGGAGAATGCACGCCTGCGGCCATGACGTCCACACCGCCTGCCTTCTCGGGGCGGCCCGCCTGCTGGCGGACAGGAAGAACGATTTTTCCGGGAACGTCCTTTTCGTCTTCCAGCCTGCCGAGGAGACCTCCGGGGGAGCCCTTCCCATGATCCGGGACGGCCTGCTTGAGGGGCCGGCGCCCGACGGGGCCTTCGCCCTTCACTGCGATCCCTCCCGCCCGGCGGGAACGGTGGGGGTTCACCGTGGGGCCTTCAGGGCGGCATCGGACATGTTCGACTGCGTGGTCAGGGGAAGGGGAACCCACGGAGCGGAGCCCCACAGGGGCGACGACGTGATCGCCGCGGCCTGCAGGGTGGTGACCGCCCTCCACGAGCTGGTGGGGCGGACGGTGTCACCGGCGGAGCCGGCGGTTCTGTCCATCGGTTCCTTCCACGGGGGAAGCGCCAGGAACGTGCTGCCGGAGCGGGTAGAGTTCTCCGGGATCCTCCGCACGCTGAAACAGGAGACGAGGGTCGCCCTGAAGGCGAAGATCCGGCGGACGGTGATGAACATCCCCGATATCCTCGGTGCCGTGGGCGAAGTGTCGTTCACCGAAGGATATCCCGCCCTCTTGAACGACCCTGAGCTGGCCGACCTGGTCCTCCGGGCCGCCGAAGGGGTTCTCGGGAAGGAGAACGTTGCGGTCCTCACGGAGCCGAGCATGGGGGTGGATGATTTTTCCTTCTTTCTGCAGCGGATGCCCGGGTGCTACTTTATGCTTGGAACCGGCACGGGGAAGGGGGAGGACGCCCCTCTCCACAGCCCCCGGTTCCGCCCGGACGAACGGTGTCTTCCCGCCGGGGCGGAGGTGCTGGCCGCCGCGGCGCTTTCCTTCCTCGCGGGGGATTACCAGAAATAG